In one Zobellia galactanivorans genomic region, the following are encoded:
- a CDS encoding DUF192 domain-containing protein, whose protein sequence is MKHIKISLYLILTVFVFHSCKEEKKKVVKAEPVVFKKEGELSIFKQKTDSLIASFDIEIAESEYETQTGLMYRKSMKADRGMLFIFPEVSGHSFYMKNTEFPLDIIFIKEDMTIANYHENAQPLNESSLPSQGAVQYVLELNAGLVQNFGIQPGDSIAFKKL, encoded by the coding sequence ATGAAGCACATTAAAATCAGTTTGTACCTTATCTTAACGGTATTTGTTTTTCATTCCTGCAAAGAAGAGAAGAAAAAAGTTGTCAAAGCAGAGCCTGTAGTCTTTAAAAAAGAAGGCGAACTTTCTATTTTCAAGCAAAAAACGGATAGTTTGATTGCTTCCTTTGATATTGAAATCGCAGAGAGCGAATATGAAACCCAAACTGGTTTAATGTATCGCAAAAGCATGAAGGCCGACCGCGGGATGTTGTTTATCTTTCCGGAAGTGTCCGGGCATTCGTTCTATATGAAGAATACCGAGTTTCCTTTAGACATCATTTTTATCAAGGAAGACATGACCATTGCCAATTATCACGAAAACGCCCAACCTCTGAACGAGTCGAGCCTACCTTCGCAAGGGGCGGTACAATACGTACTTGAATTGAATGCCGGTCTTGTTCAAAACTTCGGGATACAGCCAGGTGACAGTATTGCCTTCAAAAAATTATGA
- a CDS encoding Ig-like domain-containing protein — protein MKKYLKILASCCCLFLIVLACTKEVGLITEVDFQLVEQHTEEGYVNQGLPTTFTIVPEEVLENYEYTITYEILDGEGHFKDMDGNRVESGKGWPVSEGLSVPLVYMGGETGEHRVKITGSDNFGFSDEIEVMYNLSDVPAVWEASSELSEIQLEKPIDLSLLFEIVDAAEDVEYEAMYGFGSGSGSLEASEENGYVPNGEYSSILPGTYPLVFTPSKVGPQQLVFTLRDSNGQEIEAGVDFNVVEFIDVISIALVSQDTIKMKLGDEIPPAFTFDPPNATDQEVTVVSSDPDIVFIDGNNVCIAVGLGTAQVTVTSVSNPQASDTVTVEVIPPDRVPVTGITVSQEDSGAIGAERQLIATVLPENATDPSVVWSSSDDAIATIDANGLLTGLSAGTATITATSVSDPEISGSVQIEITGISLQSANDIEAFALNGQIETATIDTEEHTVSVTVPEGTPLSVAPIMLTVSEGATVTPGLLQERDFSSPVEYTVISGNGTAQVWTVTAKVLVLPVAGDTDITAFGLPGQNSSDIDTENHTITVNVPDGTNLNVAPQVLEISPGATVAPAIGQVRDFSGAVTYTVSPETGTPQVWTVNVTVSQPTGSDNAITGFALPVQNSVAINDVNHTITVNVPNGTDLNVVPSQLDISTGANIEPGPASQQDFSQPVNYTVTAENGNPQVWTVNVDVAANQPPVANDDRAAVELGETVRINVIDNDSDVDNPNSDLVISGVLGVQPINAGSFTIEGQEIVFTSSGDYTGDATFGYTINDGNVGNDAFATVTVSILETEAPVTGITVSSVRSSIPDNETEQFSADVLPIDADNRAVSWTSSDTSVATVNATTGLVTAVSDGNTNIIATATDGSGVTGTAPLQVTASPKLVTNITVSSDRSSIPDNETEQFSADVLPIDADNRTVTWTSSDTSVATVNATTGLVTAVSDGNTNIIATATDGSGVTGTAPLQVTASPKLVTNITVSSDRSSILDNETEQFSADVLPIDADNRAVSWTSSDTSVATVNATTGLVTAVSDGNTNIIATATDGSGVTGTAPLQVTASPKLVTNITVSSDRSSIPDNETEQFSADVLPIDADNRAVSWTSSDTSVATVNATTGLVTAVSDGNTNIIATATDGSGVTGTAPLQVTASPKLVTNITVSSDRSSIPDNETEQFSADVLPIDADNRTVTWTSSDTSVATVNATTGLVTAVSDGNTNIIATATDGSSVSGSTALEVTIANRKPTAQASADFTSGAPGLTVKFTGDTSDDPDFGDTDTLSYLWDFGEPGATSTLANDTYQYVAPGTFTVTLTVTDSNGAEDSKTIIITIYPNELTWDLSTGTLSGPANLSVTVSISVTGNGGANLSSGSRFNWTVCGTGAQAGGCFYNSSETASFTLPSSGSIKVTGNHSTGNDPNSVATINFFGGGKTITETMRSNSIPR, from the coding sequence ATGAAGAAGTATCTTAAAATCCTAGCCTCCTGTTGTTGTCTGTTTTTAATAGTACTGGCCTGTACCAAAGAGGTCGGTCTTATTACCGAGGTAGATTTCCAGCTTGTAGAGCAACACACCGAAGAAGGCTATGTAAACCAGGGGCTGCCCACCACCTTTACGATCGTCCCGGAAGAGGTACTGGAGAACTACGAATATACCATCACCTATGAGATACTCGACGGCGAGGGCCATTTCAAAGATATGGACGGCAACCGCGTGGAATCAGGGAAGGGGTGGCCCGTATCTGAGGGCCTTTCCGTGCCCTTGGTGTACATGGGCGGCGAAACAGGTGAGCACAGGGTAAAGATAACAGGGTCGGACAACTTTGGGTTTTCAGATGAGATCGAGGTCATGTACAATCTGAGCGATGTTCCTGCGGTCTGGGAGGCTTCTAGCGAACTCTCGGAGATCCAACTGGAAAAGCCGATAGACCTATCCCTTTTATTTGAAATTGTAGATGCGGCAGAGGACGTTGAGTATGAGGCCATGTATGGGTTCGGCTCAGGTTCGGGAAGCCTTGAGGCATCAGAGGAGAACGGTTATGTGCCGAACGGGGAGTACAGTTCCATTCTCCCCGGTACCTATCCGCTTGTCTTCACGCCTTCGAAAGTAGGCCCCCAGCAACTGGTCTTCACCCTGCGCGACAGCAACGGACAGGAGATCGAGGCCGGTGTGGACTTCAACGTAGTGGAGTTTATCGATGTCATTTCCATTGCCTTGGTAAGCCAGGATACGATCAAAATGAAATTAGGGGACGAGATACCCCCTGCATTCACCTTCGACCCGCCCAATGCTACCGACCAGGAAGTGACGGTGGTGTCCAGTGATCCCGATATCGTATTTATCGACGGGAACAACGTATGTATCGCCGTAGGGTTGGGTACAGCGCAGGTGACCGTAACCTCCGTTTCCAATCCCCAAGCCAGCGATACGGTCACCGTAGAGGTGATCCCCCCGGACAGGGTCCCGGTAACGGGCATCACGGTTTCCCAAGAGGATTCCGGAGCCATCGGAGCGGAGCGTCAATTGATAGCGACCGTTCTTCCCGAGAATGCAACGGACCCTAGTGTGGTCTGGTCCTCCAGTGATGATGCGATAGCGACTATAGACGCGAACGGTCTTCTGACCGGTCTTTCCGCGGGAACGGCCACGATAACGGCCACCTCGGTCTCCGACCCGGAAATCAGTGGCAGTGTACAGATCGAGATTACGGGCATCTCGCTACAATCGGCGAACGATATCGAGGCCTTCGCCCTGAACGGGCAGATCGAGACGGCAACGATAGATACGGAGGAACATACCGTTTCGGTAACGGTCCCAGAGGGTACACCGTTGAGCGTGGCACCTATCATGTTGACGGTATCGGAAGGGGCCACCGTAACGCCGGGGCTCCTACAGGAACGGGACTTCAGTTCCCCTGTGGAATATACGGTCATATCGGGCAATGGCACGGCACAGGTATGGACGGTAACGGCCAAGGTACTGGTACTGCCCGTTGCGGGGGATACCGATATCACGGCCTTTGGACTTCCCGGGCAGAACAGTTCCGACATCGATACCGAGAACCATACGATAACCGTCAACGTACCCGACGGAACAAATCTTAACGTCGCCCCCCAGGTACTGGAAATCTCCCCCGGGGCGACCGTAGCACCGGCCATCGGCCAGGTCCGGGACTTCTCAGGGGCCGTTACCTATACGGTGAGCCCCGAGACGGGAACGCCGCAGGTATGGACGGTGAACGTGACCGTATCCCAGCCAACGGGAAGTGACAACGCGATAACGGGTTTTGCGCTGCCCGTTCAGAACAGTGTGGCCATAAACGATGTGAACCATACCATAACGGTGAACGTACCGAACGGAACGGACCTGAACGTAGTTCCCTCCCAATTGGATATTTCCACTGGGGCCAATATTGAACCCGGTCCGGCCTCGCAACAGGATTTCAGCCAGCCCGTGAACTATACGGTGACCGCCGAGAACGGTAACCCACAGGTCTGGACCGTGAACGTTGACGTTGCCGCAAACCAGCCCCCCGTTGCCAATGACGATAGAGCCGCAGTAGAATTGGGAGAAACCGTACGCATCAATGTCATCGATAACGATTCAGATGTTGATAATCCAAACTCCGACCTGGTAATATCCGGTGTTCTTGGCGTACAGCCCATAAATGCAGGTTCGTTTACAATCGAAGGACAGGAAATCGTATTCACCAGTTCCGGTGATTATACCGGGGATGCCACGTTCGGTTATACCATTAACGACGGTAACGTGGGCAATGACGCTTTTGCAACCGTTACGGTATCGATTTTGGAAACGGAGGCGCCCGTCACGGGCATAACGGTCTCGAGCGTCAGGTCTAGTATCCCGGATAATGAGACGGAACAGTTCAGTGCGGATGTACTTCCGATCGACGCGGACAATCGGGCGGTAAGCTGGACCTCCAGTGACACGTCCGTGGCAACGGTCAACGCGACTACAGGTCTGGTCACCGCGGTATCCGACGGCAATACGAACATTATTGCTACGGCGACCGATGGTTCAGGCGTAACGGGTACGGCCCCACTTCAGGTAACGGCCTCCCCAAAGTTGGTCACTAACATAACGGTCTCGAGCGACAGGTCTAGTATCCCGGATAATGAGACGGAACAGTTCAGCGCGGATGTACTTCCGATCGACGCGGACAATCGGACGGTGACCTGGACCTCCAGTGACACGTCCGTGGCAACGGTCAACGCGACTACAGGTCTGGTTACCGCGGTATCCGACGGCAATACGAACATTATTGCTACGGCGACCGATGGTTCAGGCGTAACGGGTACGGCCCCACTTCAGGTAACGGCCTCCCCAAAGTTGGTCACTAACATAACGGTCTCGAGCGACAGGTCTAGTATCCTGGATAATGAGACGGAACAGTTCAGCGCGGATGTACTTCCGATCGACGCGGACAATCGGGCGGTAAGCTGGACCTCCAGTGACACGTCCGTGGCAACGGTCAACGCGACTACAGGTCTGGTCACCGCGGTATCCGACGGCAATACGAACATTATTGCTACGGCGACCGATGGTTCAGGCGTAACGGGTACGGCCCCACTTCAGGTAACGGCCTCCCCAAAGTTGGTCACTAACATAACGGTCTCGAGCGACAGGTCTAGTATCCCGGATAATGAGACGGAACAGTTCAGCGCGGATGTACTTCCGATCGACGCGGACAATCGGGCGGTAAGCTGGACCTCCAGTGACACGTCCGTGGCAACGGTCAACGCGACTACAGGTCTGGTCACCGCGGTATCCGACGGCAATACGAACATTATTGCTACGGCGACCGATGGTTCAGGCGTAACGGGTACGGCCCCACTTCAGGTAACGGCCTCCCCAAAGTTGGTCACTAACATAACGGTCTCGAGCGACAGGTCTAGTATCCCGGATAATGAGACGGAACAGTTCAGCGCGGATGTACTTCCGATCGACGCGGACAATCGGACGGTGACCTGGACCTCCAGTGACACGTCCGTGGCAACGGTCAACGCGACTACAGGTTTGGTTACCGCGGTATCCGACGGCAATACGAACATTATTGCTACGGCAACGGACGGTTCTAGTGTATCGGGCTCCACGGCCCTTGAGGTAACGATAGCAAATCGAAAACCTACAGCACAGGCTTCGGCCGATTTCACCAGTGGAGCACCCGGATTGACGGTGAAATTTACAGGCGACACATCTGATGATCCAGATTTTGGTGATACCGATACCTTGAGCTATTTATGGGATTTTGGTGAGCCCGGAGCGACAAGTACATTAGCAAATGATACCTATCAATATGTTGCCCCAGGTACCTTTACTGTTACTTTAACAGTTACTGATAGCAATGGTGCAGAAGATTCTAAAACGATTATAATAACGATTTACCCTAATGAATTAACATGGGATCTCAGTACAGGAACATTAAGTGGACCGGCCAATCTCAGTGTTACCGTTAGCATAAGTGTTACAGGTAATGGAGGTGCTAATCTAAGCAGTGGAAGCCGTTTTAATTGGACGGTATGTGGCACCGGTGCACAAGCGGGTGGTTGTTTTTATAACAGTTCTGAAACTGCTTCATTTACTCTTCCATCTTCAGGTAGTATCAAAGTCACTGGAAATCATAGTACAGGTAACGACCCTAATAGTGTAGCAACGATAAATTTCTTTGGCGGAGGTAAAACAATTACTGAAACTATGAGGAGTAACAGTATTCCTAGATAG
- the lgt gene encoding prolipoprotein diacylglyceryl transferase, translating into MYFLGIIWNPNETLFTLGPLQIKYYNLLWITAFGLGWYIMKRIFTNENKTVEQLDSLFIHTVLATMLGARLGHVFFYDWPYYQNHLLEILLPIRENASGQLFGFINGYEFTGFTGLASHGAIIGVLIGTYLYQKKFPDMKTLWLLDRMVIPFAIGAFCVRLGNFFNSEINGKITDESFVFATKFIRDSDDMHPSKALAITQEKTVNAAYAALENNPKFAEQLAQIPYRHPAQLYEGVAYIFVFTLLYYLYWKTDKKNRSGYLFGLFLVLLWTIRFFVEFVKKSQGGFEESLGLLSTGQWLSIPFIFIGLYFMFRPINSKS; encoded by the coding sequence ATGTACTTTTTAGGTATCATTTGGAATCCGAACGAAACACTTTTCACCCTCGGTCCGTTACAGATAAAATATTACAACTTACTTTGGATTACCGCCTTTGGTTTAGGTTGGTATATCATGAAGCGCATTTTTACCAACGAGAACAAAACGGTAGAGCAGTTAGATTCGCTCTTTATCCACACGGTTCTTGCCACCATGTTGGGTGCGCGGCTTGGACACGTATTTTTTTACGATTGGCCGTATTACCAAAACCACCTGCTCGAAATACTTCTTCCTATTCGCGAGAATGCCTCGGGCCAGCTTTTCGGTTTTATCAACGGTTATGAATTTACCGGCTTTACAGGCCTTGCGAGTCATGGCGCCATTATAGGCGTACTGATCGGAACCTATCTTTACCAGAAGAAATTCCCCGACATGAAAACCCTTTGGCTACTGGACCGTATGGTCATACCGTTTGCCATTGGTGCCTTTTGTGTACGATTGGGCAACTTTTTCAATTCAGAGATCAATGGAAAAATCACCGATGAATCTTTTGTTTTCGCTACAAAGTTCATTCGCGATTCCGATGATATGCACCCCTCCAAAGCCTTGGCGATTACACAGGAAAAAACGGTAAATGCCGCTTATGCCGCACTGGAGAACAATCCGAAATTTGCCGAACAATTGGCGCAGATTCCATACCGCCACCCGGCACAGTTGTATGAAGGGGTGGCCTATATTTTTGTTTTTACCCTTCTCTATTACCTTTACTGGAAGACCGATAAAAAAAATCGCTCAGGATATCTTTTTGGCCTGTTTTTAGTTTTGCTTTGGACGATTCGTTTCTTCGTAGAATTTGTAAAGAAAAGTCAGGGTGGTTTCGAAGAGAGCCTCGGGCTACTTTCGACCGGACAGTGGTTGAGTATTCCGTTTATTTTTATCGGACTCTACTTTATGTTCCGACCGATAAACAGCAAATCGTAA
- a CDS encoding aldehyde dehydrogenase family protein, translated as MSTQTVEHNLLQKPKFKDQYENYIGGKWTAPVKGEYFDNLSPVDGKVYTKVARSTSEDIELAIDAAWKAAPEWNTSSATTRSNMLLKIADVMERNLEALARAETWDNGKAIRETTAADIPLAIDHFRYFAGVIRAEEGSVSELDSNTVALNVTEPLGVVGQIIPWNFPLLMATWKLAPALAAGNCVVLKPAEQTPAGIMILMELIDGILPAGVLNVVNGFGAEAGKPLASSPRISKIAFTGETTTGQLIMQYASKNITPVTLELGGKSPNIFFESIIDADDDFFDKCLEGAVMFALNQGEVCTCPSRMLVQESIYDRFMERVIERTKAIKLGHPLDPTTMMGAQASNDQYEKILNYINIGKDEGCEVLTGGEAAYNEGLEGGYYIQPTILKGNNKMRVFQEEIFGPVVCVTTFKDEAEAIEIANDTLYGLGAGVWTRDTHQAYQISRAVQAGRVWVNCYHLYPAHAPFGGYKKSGIGRENHKMMLAHYRQTKNMLISYDKKAMGFF; from the coding sequence ATGAGCACACAAACAGTTGAACACAATCTTCTTCAAAAGCCAAAGTTCAAAGACCAATATGAAAATTATATTGGCGGAAAATGGACAGCACCAGTAAAAGGCGAGTATTTTGACAACCTTTCGCCTGTTGACGGCAAGGTATACACCAAAGTAGCACGCTCTACTTCGGAAGATATTGAATTGGCCATCGATGCCGCATGGAAAGCCGCCCCCGAATGGAACACTTCTTCGGCCACTACAAGAAGTAATATGCTATTAAAGATTGCCGACGTCATGGAGCGCAACCTTGAAGCCCTTGCAAGAGCGGAAACCTGGGACAACGGTAAAGCTATTCGTGAAACCACTGCAGCCGATATTCCTTTGGCCATAGATCACTTCCGTTATTTTGCAGGTGTCATCCGTGCCGAAGAAGGTTCGGTAAGCGAATTAGATTCGAACACCGTAGCCCTGAACGTTACGGAACCCCTAGGTGTGGTAGGACAGATTATCCCATGGAACTTCCCCCTACTTATGGCTACCTGGAAGTTGGCCCCGGCCTTGGCGGCAGGTAACTGTGTTGTTTTGAAACCTGCGGAACAGACCCCTGCAGGAATCATGATCTTAATGGAACTTATTGACGGCATCCTTCCCGCGGGTGTATTGAACGTAGTGAACGGTTTTGGGGCCGAAGCAGGGAAACCCTTGGCCTCAAGCCCAAGAATAAGCAAAATTGCATTCACCGGAGAGACCACTACAGGCCAGCTCATAATGCAGTACGCCTCTAAAAACATCACGCCCGTTACCTTGGAACTTGGAGGGAAATCACCTAACATTTTCTTTGAAAGCATTATCGATGCCGATGACGATTTCTTCGACAAATGTTTGGAAGGTGCGGTAATGTTCGCATTGAACCAAGGGGAAGTATGTACCTGCCCCTCTAGAATGTTAGTACAAGAAAGCATTTACGACCGCTTTATGGAAAGGGTCATCGAACGTACCAAGGCCATTAAACTAGGGCACCCCTTAGACCCAACGACCATGATGGGGGCACAGGCCTCAAACGACCAGTACGAAAAAATATTGAACTATATCAATATAGGCAAAGACGAGGGCTGCGAGGTATTGACCGGTGGCGAAGCCGCATATAACGAAGGCCTTGAGGGCGGCTATTACATTCAACCTACCATTCTCAAGGGCAACAACAAGATGCGGGTGTTTCAAGAGGAAATTTTCGGACCCGTTGTTTGTGTCACCACTTTTAAAGATGAAGCAGAGGCCATAGAAATTGCCAATGACACCTTATACGGCCTTGGCGCGGGAGTCTGGACACGTGACACCCATCAGGCCTATCAAATATCAAGGGCGGTGCAAGCCGGACGCGTATGGGTCAATTGCTACCACTTGTATCCTGCACACGCTCCTTTTGGCGGATACAAAAAATCGGGTATCGGTAGGGAAAACCACAAAATGATGTTGGCCCACTACAGACAGACCAAGAACATGTTGATTTCATACGACAAAAAGGCCATGGGCTTCTTTTAA
- the yidD gene encoding membrane protein insertion efficiency factor YidD produces the protein MIAPFVFLVRFYQVAISPYTPASCRYSPTCSQYTLEALKKHGLFKGGWLAIKRILSCNPWGGKGYDPVP, from the coding sequence ATGATAGCCCCTTTCGTTTTTTTGGTCAGGTTCTATCAAGTCGCCATCTCACCATACACCCCTGCAAGTTGTCGTTACTCCCCAACATGCTCACAGTATACCCTCGAGGCCTTAAAAAAACACGGACTTTTTAAAGGAGGATGGCTGGCCATTAAACGAATTTTGAGCTGCAACCCCTGGGGAGGAAAAGGCTATGACCCAGTACCTTAA
- a CDS encoding AraC family transcriptional regulator, translating into MLGLSDKFLSNRKLESLVENQTSYTLNNAALHVFETHRQAERVLLKFDQPVLASMVEGKKIMHLRDYESFDFLPGESLVLPSNETMCIDFPEAMRKKPTRCLALAISEDKINKVLQLMNESMPKHDRSEWGLMDYNFHFVNDMGIFQILQRLLFLFTENHPSKDFFVDNMLRELIIRILQTNERKIYSNSTLQLSSNSRLATVIRYIREHLHEPLNVEDLSSKACLSPSHFYRVFKTELGISPIEFINNERIKLAVGLLQDKKRSIKNVYLECGFESRSYFNRVFKARQHLSPSDYQAKAQSEPL; encoded by the coding sequence ATGTTGGGATTGTCGGATAAATTTCTTTCGAACCGAAAGCTGGAATCATTGGTCGAAAACCAAACCTCGTATACGCTCAATAATGCCGCCTTACATGTGTTTGAGACACATCGGCAGGCCGAAAGGGTGTTGTTGAAGTTTGACCAGCCGGTTTTGGCGAGTATGGTCGAAGGGAAAAAAATAATGCATCTAAGGGATTATGAATCTTTCGATTTTTTGCCGGGGGAATCTTTGGTGCTTCCTTCAAATGAGACCATGTGTATCGATTTTCCGGAAGCAATGCGTAAAAAACCTACCCGTTGCTTGGCCTTGGCCATTTCCGAAGATAAAATAAACAAGGTGTTGCAACTGATGAACGAGAGCATGCCAAAGCATGATCGAAGCGAATGGGGCCTGATGGATTACAATTTCCATTTTGTAAATGACATGGGTATTTTTCAGATTTTACAGCGGCTTCTGTTTTTGTTTACCGAAAATCACCCTTCCAAAGATTTTTTCGTTGACAATATGTTGCGTGAGCTGATCATACGCATATTACAGACCAATGAGCGTAAGATTTATTCAAATTCGACCTTGCAACTCAGTAGTAATAGTAGGTTGGCTACGGTCATACGTTATATAAGGGAGCATCTTCACGAGCCATTAAACGTAGAGGATTTAAGTAGTAAGGCCTGCTTGAGTCCCTCTCACTTCTATAGGGTATTCAAGACCGAACTGGGCATTTCGCCTATAGAGTTTATCAATAACGAAAGGATTAAACTGGCAGTAGGCCTTCTACAAGACAAAAAGCGAAGCATTAAAAACGTTTATTTGGAATGTGGTTTTGAAAGCCGCTCGTATTTTAACCGCGTATTCAAGGCGCGACAGCATCTTTCGCCTAGTGATTACCAAGCAAAAGCACAGAGCGAACCATTGTAG
- a CDS encoding GNAT family N-acetyltransferase yields the protein MDLLLEKETTERLLFRKIRPSDFETWLSFHQDKRSSEFWNGLPSDPNVACQQQFDRIFERYEKQLGGMNALISRSTGDFIGLCGLLKQTVDGIDELEIGYSILPKYWQQGYATEAALQCKSHATKHQLAPSLISIIHIDNLPSQKVAINNGMHLEKTTTYHNNPVYIFRVQL from the coding sequence ATGGATTTACTTTTGGAAAAGGAAACGACCGAGCGATTGCTATTCCGAAAAATACGTCCCTCCGATTTTGAAACCTGGTTGTCCTTTCACCAAGACAAACGTTCTTCCGAGTTTTGGAACGGATTACCATCTGACCCAAACGTGGCCTGCCAACAACAATTCGACCGAATTTTTGAACGCTACGAAAAGCAACTGGGCGGCATGAATGCCCTTATCTCAAGATCGACCGGAGACTTTATCGGTCTGTGCGGACTGCTAAAACAGACCGTAGACGGTATTGACGAACTGGAAATAGGCTACTCCATTCTCCCTAAATACTGGCAACAAGGCTACGCTACCGAGGCCGCCCTGCAGTGCAAGTCCCATGCTACAAAGCATCAGTTGGCCCCTTCTTTAATATCCATAATCCATATAGATAACCTACCGTCTCAAAAAGTAGCTATTAACAATGGCATGCATTTGGAGAAAACTACGACATACCATAATAACCCCGTATATATTTTTAGAGTGCAATTATGA
- a CDS encoding DUF779 domain-containing protein has protein sequence MKTQRVLVSDEAKEVIEKLKQTHGKLMFHQSGGCCDGSSPMCFSEGELILNETDIWLGNIADCDFYMAKDQFEYWKHTQLTIDITEGRGASFSLEIPLGVRFVVKSRLFSEQETLDLQPVHHA, from the coding sequence ATGAAAACACAACGCGTTTTAGTTTCGGATGAAGCCAAAGAGGTCATTGAAAAATTGAAGCAAACCCATGGTAAGCTCATGTTCCACCAAAGCGGTGGATGTTGCGACGGGTCTTCACCCATGTGTTTTAGCGAAGGTGAACTCATACTCAACGAAACCGATATTTGGCTTGGCAATATCGCCGATTGCGACTTTTACATGGCCAAAGACCAGTTCGAGTATTGGAAACACACGCAATTGACCATTGATATCACCGAAGGAAGGGGAGCCAGTTTCTCTTTGGAAATCCCCTTAGGTGTGCGCTTTGTGGTAAAGTCAAGATTATTTTCAGAACAGGAAACCCTTGACCTTCAACCTGTGCACCACGCATAA